The proteins below come from a single uncultured Fusobacterium sp. genomic window:
- a CDS encoding Cof-type HAD-IIB family hydrolase: MIKAVFFDVDGTLVSFKTHKVPNSTLKAIEELQKKGIKVFVATGRHPSIISEGNNVKEINFDGFVTLNGQYCFTKEKKVIYENSIVKEDIEALLEFMKTNDFPCAFVEDKDTYMNYVNEVVVDLLKSVNVPIPPLDDISRAVKGKVFQLNPYVPVEFQDKLMAVLPNCEATRWSPAFIDVIPAGGGKHVAINKIMEYYGYSKDEIMAFGDGGNDKTMLIAAGIGVAMGNANEDVKEIADFVTTSVDEDGVLNALKYFNII, encoded by the coding sequence ATGATAAAAGCTGTATTTTTCGATGTAGATGGAACTTTAGTAAGTTTTAAAACTCATAAAGTGCCAAATAGTACTTTAAAAGCAATAGAAGAGCTACAAAAAAAAGGAATTAAAGTTTTTGTTGCCACTGGAAGACATCCATCTATAATAAGTGAGGGGAATAATGTAAAAGAGATAAATTTTGATGGATTTGTAACTTTAAATGGACAATATTGTTTTACAAAAGAGAAAAAAGTTATATATGAAAATTCTATAGTTAAAGAGGATATAGAAGCCCTTTTAGAATTTATGAAAACAAATGATTTTCCTTGTGCTTTTGTAGAGGATAAAGATACTTATATGAACTATGTAAATGAAGTTGTAGTGGATCTTCTAAAAAGTGTAAATGTTCCAATACCACCATTAGATGATATTTCAAGAGCAGTAAAAGGGAAAGTTTTTCAACTTAATCCATATGTTCCAGTAGAATTTCAAGATAAATTAATGGCTGTTCTTCCAAATTGTGAAGCAACTAGATGGAGTCCAGCATTTATAGATGTAATTCCAGCTGGTGGAGGGAAACATGTGGCTATTAATAAAATAATGGAATACTATGGATATTCTAAAGATGAAATAATGGCTTTTGGAGATGGAGGAAATGACAAAACAATGTTAATAGCAGCGGGAATAGGAGTTGCTATGGGAAATGCAAACGAAGATGTAAAAGAGATTGCTGATTTTGTTACTACTTCAGTTGATGAAGATGGAGTATTAAATGCTTTAAAATATTTCAATATAATATAA
- a CDS encoding LysR family transcriptional regulator, translating into MDLHYLKIFYEVAKEKSFTKAASKLYINQSAVSIQVKKFEEILNAKLFDRSSKKIKLTYTGEALYKMAEDIFDKVKRAEKEISRIIDLDRAKIAIGSTSVIGEPLIPRLMKGFSKAHEEIEYEITIGDKNWLLKLLKEGDLDILIIDEEHINDPNLEVITIEKMPYVLVSTKEYHSMESVAKDPLITRRNIPNNNDAIAAIEDKYRVTFNSKININGSLEVIKGMVREEIGNVILPYYAAHKEIEKGEFKVIYKVNDVKDGYQVVITKDKKSLIQIIKFINFIQDYKIQY; encoded by the coding sequence TTGGATTTACATTACCTAAAAATATTTTATGAAGTAGCTAAAGAAAAAAGTTTTACAAAGGCTGCAAGTAAATTATATATAAACCAATCTGCTGTATCTATTCAAGTAAAAAAGTTTGAAGAGATACTGAATGCTAAATTATTTGATAGAAGTTCAAAAAAAATAAAGCTTACATATACAGGGGAAGCTTTATATAAAATGGCAGAGGATATTTTTGATAAAGTAAAAAGAGCAGAAAAAGAAATTTCAAGAATAATAGACTTAGATAGAGCAAAAATAGCAATAGGATCAACATCAGTTATAGGAGAACCTCTTATCCCTAGATTGATGAAAGGGTTTTCAAAGGCTCATGAAGAGATAGAGTATGAGATAACTATTGGTGACAAAAATTGGCTATTAAAACTATTAAAAGAGGGAGATTTAGATATACTAATTATAGACGAAGAGCATATTAATGACCCTAACTTAGAGGTTATAACTATTGAAAAAATGCCATATGTATTAGTTAGTACAAAAGAGTATCATAGCATGGAAAGTGTAGCAAAAGACCCTCTAATAACAAGAAGAAATATCCCAAATAATAATGATGCTATTGCTGCTATTGAAGATAAATACAGAGTAACATTCAATAGCAAAATAAATATTAATGGAAGCCTTGAAGTTATTAAGGGAATGGTAAGAGAAGAGATTGGAAACGTAATTCTACCTTATTATGCAGCACATAAGGAGATAGAAAAGGGAGAATTTAAAGTAATATATAAAGTTAATGATGTAAAAGATGGATATCAAGTTGTTATTACAAAAGATAAGAAAAGTTTAATTCAAATAATTAAGTTCATTAACTTTATACAAGACTATAAAATTCAATACTAG